In Curtobacterium sp. L6-1, a genomic segment contains:
- a CDS encoding thiamine pyrophosphate-dependent dehydrogenase E1 component subunit alpha codes for MLFRAAAPATTPVQLLDPEGRFVETDENAELAAVAQSLPDETLLAMHRQMVLTRRFDHAAANLQRTGQLGLWAPSHGQEAAQVGSAFALRPQDHVFPSYREHAVVLQRGVQPMEIVSLFRGQAHGNWDPDERGNTHIYTLVIGAQTLHATGYAMGQALDGVVGTGDPDVDECSIVYFGDGATSQGDVNEAYVFAASHTAPVVFFLQNNHWAISVPVSVQSPTPLVDRPRGFGIPSIRVDGNDVLASYAASALATEHARSGQGPAFVEADTYRIGAHTSSDDPTRYRGDDELAGWVARDPITRSEAYLRSRGATDAQFATFDAEGEQIAADIRTRTNALQDPPMEAMFDHVYREPHPRIDEQRAWLRDYEAGQDAGAHA; via the coding sequence ATGTTGTTCCGCGCCGCGGCTCCTGCGACGACCCCCGTCCAGCTCCTCGATCCCGAGGGCCGGTTCGTGGAGACCGACGAGAACGCCGAACTCGCCGCCGTCGCACAGTCCCTCCCCGACGAGACCCTGCTCGCCATGCACCGCCAGATGGTGCTCACCCGACGCTTCGACCACGCCGCCGCGAACCTGCAGCGCACCGGTCAGCTCGGACTCTGGGCGCCGAGCCACGGGCAGGAGGCCGCGCAGGTCGGTTCGGCCTTCGCGCTCCGCCCGCAGGACCACGTCTTCCCCTCGTACCGCGAGCACGCCGTCGTCCTGCAGCGCGGTGTGCAGCCGATGGAGATCGTCTCGCTGTTCCGCGGCCAGGCGCACGGCAACTGGGACCCGGACGAGCGCGGCAACACGCACATCTACACGCTCGTCATCGGGGCGCAGACCCTGCACGCGACCGGCTACGCGATGGGCCAGGCGCTGGACGGCGTCGTCGGCACCGGTGACCCGGACGTCGACGAGTGCTCGATCGTCTACTTCGGCGACGGCGCGACCAGCCAGGGCGACGTGAACGAGGCGTACGTGTTCGCCGCCTCGCACACCGCCCCGGTCGTCTTCTTCCTGCAGAACAACCACTGGGCGATCTCGGTCCCGGTGTCCGTGCAGTCACCGACCCCGCTCGTCGACCGCCCCCGCGGCTTCGGCATCCCGAGCATCCGCGTCGACGGCAACGACGTCCTGGCCTCGTACGCCGCCAGCGCGCTCGCCACCGAGCACGCGCGCAGCGGCCAGGGCCCGGCCTTCGTCGAGGCGGACACCTACCGCATCGGCGCGCACACGAGCTCCGACGACCCGACCCGGTACCGCGGGGACGACGAGCTCGCCGGGTGGGTCGCCCGCGACCCGATCACCCGGTCCGAGGCGTACCTGCGCAGCCGCGGGGCGACCGACGCGCAGTTCGCCACGTTCGACGCCGAGGGCGAGCAGATCGCCGCCGACATCCGCACCCGCACGAACGCCCTCCAGGACCCGCCGATGGAGGCCATGTTCGACCACGTGTACCGCGAGCCGCACCCGCGCATCGACGAGCAGCGCGCATGGCTCCGCGACTACGAGGCCGGCCAGGACGCAGGAGCCCACGCATGA